In a single window of the Pandoraea pulmonicola genome:
- a CDS encoding porin, with translation MAYPFLRCRIRALTLAAAALAAPGMAFAQSNVTMYGIVDTGIEYVSHASANGAVWRMPGVTGELPSRWGLRGSEDLGGGLSAIFQLESGFNIRGGDLGQGGRLFGRQAFVGVKGPYGTLAFGRQYTMTYYALLGSDVLGPDIYGMGSFDAYIPNARADNSITYQVGWQGLTFGVGYSFGRDSGGTGNSPGQGTCAGQVPGQAVQCRNWSVMLKYDASNFGVAASYEEQRGGTNAAANFFDGQATSAFTSSSDKDTRTTLGAYYKYGSLKVGGGWLGRRVSTSAVNTHSNLFYLGAAYNVTPAWLVDGEVYRIINGDHDSRGTMTTLRATYSFSARTAVYAQAAYLFNSARAAYSVSGGGGGTTPPAGTGQTGVMLGMRHTF, from the coding sequence ATGGCATATCCCTTCCTTCGCTGCCGCATTCGGGCATTGACGCTCGCCGCCGCCGCGCTGGCGGCGCCCGGCATGGCTTTCGCGCAATCGAATGTCACGATGTACGGCATCGTCGACACCGGCATCGAATATGTGTCCCACGCGAGCGCGAACGGGGCGGTGTGGCGCATGCCGGGCGTGACCGGCGAGTTGCCTTCGCGCTGGGGGCTGCGCGGCAGCGAAGATCTTGGCGGCGGCCTCTCGGCTATCTTCCAACTCGAGAGCGGCTTCAACATACGCGGCGGTGATCTGGGGCAGGGCGGCCGTCTGTTCGGCCGTCAGGCGTTCGTCGGCGTGAAGGGGCCCTACGGCACGCTGGCCTTCGGCCGTCAGTACACCATGACCTACTACGCGTTGCTGGGTTCCGACGTGCTTGGCCCGGACATCTACGGCATGGGCTCGTTCGACGCGTACATTCCGAACGCGCGCGCCGACAACTCGATCACCTATCAGGTCGGCTGGCAGGGACTGACGTTCGGTGTGGGCTACTCGTTCGGCCGCGACTCGGGCGGTACGGGCAACTCGCCGGGACAGGGCACATGCGCGGGGCAGGTGCCGGGGCAGGCCGTGCAGTGCCGCAACTGGTCGGTGATGCTCAAGTACGACGCGAGCAACTTCGGCGTCGCGGCGTCGTACGAAGAACAGCGCGGCGGCACCAACGCGGCAGCCAACTTCTTCGATGGTCAGGCCACTTCGGCCTTCACCAGCAGCAGCGACAAGGACACGCGCACCACCCTGGGCGCGTACTACAAGTACGGATCGCTCAAGGTTGGCGGCGGCTGGCTCGGCCGCCGCGTGTCCACCTCGGCCGTCAACACGCATTCGAACCTGTTCTATCTCGGCGCGGCCTACAACGTCACGCCCGCCTGGCTGGTGGACGGCGAGGTCTATCGCATCATCAACGGCGATCACGACTCGCGCGGCACCATGACCACGCTGCGCGCGACGTACTCGTTCTCGGCGCGCACCGCCGTCTATGCGCAGGCGGCTTACCTGTTCAACAGCGCGCGTGCGGCGTACTCGGTCAGCGGCGGCGGTGGCGGCACCACCCCGCCGGCCGGCACGGGCCAGACCGGCGTGATGCTCGGCATGCGCCACACGTTCTGA